In Sphaerospermopsis torques-reginae ITEP-024, the genomic window GGAAAGGTGTGAAATTTACCGAATACAAAATAGACGGTAACGAAGAAGCGAGATCAAAAATGGCAGAACGCGCCAACGGTCGCCGTAGCGTACCGCAAATATTTATTAATAATCAGCATATTGGCGGTTGTGATGATCTGTATGCACTAGATACAAAAGGTCAACTCGATCCGTTGTTATTTGAGGTGACAGGTGACAGGTGACAGGTGACAGTGAAGAAAGTAGGGGAAGTAGGGGAACTAGGGGGAGATTAATAACCCAATGCCCAATGTCCAATCACCAAAAATGG contains:
- the grxC gene encoding glutaredoxin 3, producing the protein MLDFINSLLDRHPERIKANVEIYTWQTCPYCIRAKMLLSWKGVKFTEYKIDGNEEARSKMAERANGRRSVPQIFINNQHIGGCDDLYALDTKGQLDPLLFEVTGDR